The following DNA comes from Triplophysa dalaica isolate WHDGS20190420 chromosome 5, ASM1584641v1, whole genome shotgun sequence.
GTCATCACCGTCATAATGTCCTGCTGACTGTAAAGGTATTAAGTTAATGTTCGGAGTCACTTCATTCGATTTTCAAGTGTCAATGAATGAGGAGCTCCCATTTGCTGAAGTGCCTTGGCCTACTTCTTCTTCATGGCCCTCTTCCCTTCTCCCTTTTTGGGTTTTCCTTTGCCCCTGAGTTTCCTCAAGCGCCTCATTTCTTCCTTAAAATCCTGGTGCTCATCTCTGCGACAACAATACAACTGTCAGTATGTCCCAGTGATACtaaaaatacagatttcaaAGCATATTTAAATGAAGTACTATAATTTTGTGCCAAAATTTACCTGAAGAGGCCTATGTATCGGAGCTTCTGGGTCATGGAATAGTAGATCTTGTGTGGGGGATACCAGTCATACACCTCCTTTCTCTGGGCCAAGGGGGGCTCTTTAAACAGTTCTACGACCTTCATAGATCTGGTATCTGTGTGACGAGACACATCTCCAAAGATTCGTGCACTCAGGCGCGCCATGCGCAGGGCATAATTGGACAGTCCGGCCATATTCAGCTAATATAGCACAGAATCACACCATTAAGTCATCACACCAGACACTCATTTACATACACTAGAAGATAACATGCTATAGGACACCATTAAAGATGTGTAacgaaattgtatttttatatgttaaGGAATGCGTGCGTTTAGCTCATCTATAAACACGCATCCTTATTACATCagtgtcaaaaacatttttactgagACAAAATGGCTTACCCCTGCTTTATATAAACCGTGAAAGCAGCATGCGATGTCAACAAATACAAACGTTataataaatgcatgtaaagAAATATCAACAAGACGAAgcgaaataaaatataattatgtaTGTACCCGGTTTTCTAGTATGAGAATAGTTGACAGTTCAACCTTCATACACTCAAACACGCACGGGGCGAGCGTAAATGATGCGCATGCGCATAGAAGCCCTGGCGTCCTTCCGGTcctaacaataaaaacaatacatggTTTCATATTAACACAAGTATAATAGTAATTTGCGCTTTTTCACCCCATATtaatcacatttaaatacaaatgtaaataatattaagaAAACCCTGCTACAGCACGATATATTGCCCTACccga
Coding sequences within:
- the mrps33 gene encoding 28S ribosomal protein S33, mitochondrial isoform X1, coding for MKVELSTILILENRLNMAGLSNYALRMARLSARIFGDVSRHTDTRSMKVVELFKEPPLAQRKEVYDWYPPHKIYYSMTQKLRYIGLFRDEHQDFKEEMRRLRKLRGKGKPKKGEGKRAMKKK
- the mrps33 gene encoding 28S ribosomal protein S33, mitochondrial isoform X2, with the translated sequence MAGLSNYALRMARLSARIFGDVSRHTDTRSMKVVELFKEPPLAQRKEVYDWYPPHKIYYSMTQKLRYIGLFRDEHQDFKEEMRRLRKLRGKGKPKKGEGKRAMKKK